In Paroedura picta isolate Pp20150507F chromosome 12, Ppicta_v3.0, whole genome shotgun sequence, one DNA window encodes the following:
- the HINFP gene encoding histone H4 transcription factor isoform X3 gives MAFEVACCPGNPKKEIPRSCLQPTPLDSCFGMPASSTLTMPPGKVCNKESLVLQCEWDMCTFVVSKMEEFCEHVSKHLQQHLHGKEEDEDEVDSLEEYTCLWQECGFCSPENPADLARHVYFHCYHTKLKQWGLQALRSQSDLTPCQLDFQSRNIIPEIQENFLCLWEYCERVFDNPEWFYRHVEDHSFCTEYKAVGKENHVVFCGWKDCDCTFKGRCKLREHLRSHTQEKVVACPTCGGMFSNNTKFFDHIRRQTALEPIPVFPLLKKIRHGEALARPHEEPRCKNLIDLRKHLDTHSKEPAYRCEFEACSFSARSLCSIKLHYRKVHEGDMEPRYKCHVCDKCFTRGNNLTVHLRKKHQFKWPSGHPRFRYKEHEDGYMRLQLVRYESVELTEQLLKDREKQGEVLDDPAQCMVLAGTEGSLQGIILEPPGEEAGEADSQAAVAPQPPSEQEPGSSPSQEPGMPSSPIIRVVNRTNERGESETVYYVMANAPSEGGAAVPDGFAAEPEENVMDRLQKTAEELGIQIV, from the exons ATGGCTTTTGAGGTTGCATGCTGCCCCGGAAATCCCAAGAAAGAAATCCCAAGGTCTTGTTTACAGCCCACCCCACTGGACTCGTgctttgggatgccagcctccag CACTCTTACCATGCCTCCTGGAAAGGTGTGCAATAAAGAATCCCTGGTTCTGCAGTGTGAGTGGGACATGTGCACTTTTGTGGTCTCCAAGATGGAAGAGTTCTGCGAACACGTGTCAAAGCACCTGCAGCAGCATCTCCATGGGAAAGAGGAGGACGAAGATGAAGTAGATTCTCTCG AAGAATACACCTGCCTGTGGCAGGAGTGCGGCTTCTGTTCTCCAGAGAACCCTGCCGACCTGGCCCGCCACGTGTACTTCCACTGCTACCACACCAAGCTGAAACAGTGGGGCTTGCAGGCCTTGCGCAGCCAGTCGGACctgaccccctgccagctggacttcCAGAGCCGGAACATCATTCCTGAGATTCAGGAGAACTTCCTCTGCTTGTGGGAGTACTGTGAG AGAGTTTTTGATAACCCCGAATGGTTCTATAGGCATGTGGAGGATCACAGCTTCTGCACGGAGTATAAAGCAGTCGGCAAGGAAAACCACGTTGTCTTCTGCGGCTGGAAAG ACTGCGACTGCACCTTCAAAGGCCGCTGCAAGTTGCGGGAGCACCTGCGCAGCCACACGCAGGAGAAGGTGGTGGCTTGTCCCACCTGTGGCGGGATGTTCTCCAACAACACCAAGTTCTTCGACCACATCCGTCGTCAGACTGCCCTAGAAC CGATTCCAGTGTTCCCACTGCTCAAAAAGATTCGCCACGGAGAGGCTCTTGCGCGACCACATGAGGAACCACG CTGCAAGAATCTCATCGACCTCCGGAAGCACCTGGACACGCACAGCAAGGAGCCAGCCTACCGCTGCGAATTTGAAGCCTGCAGCTTCAGCGCCCGCTCCCTGTGCTCCATCAAGCTGCACTACCGGAAAGTTCATGAG GGCGACATGGAGCCCCGTTACAAATGCCACGTCTGCGACAAATGCTTCACGCGTGGGAACAACCTCACCGTGCACCTCAGGAAGAAGCACCAGTTCAAGTGGCCGTCAGGCCACCCGCGTTTCAG GTACAAGGAGCACGAGGACGGCTACATGCGGCTGCAGCTGGTGCGCTATGAGAGCGTGGAGCTGACGGAGCAGCTGCTGAAGGACCGGGAGAAGCAGGGCGAGGTGCTGGATGATCCGGCCCAgtgcatggtgctggcagggaccGAGGGCAGCCTGCAAGGCATCATCTTGGAGCCCCCCGGGGAGGAAGCTGGTGAAGCGGACTCGCAGGCCGCCGtggccccccagcccccctccgaGCAAGAGCCCGGCTCGTCCCCTTCTCAAGAGCCCGGCATGCCTTCCAGCCCCATCATCCGCGTCGTGAACAGGACCAACGAGCGCGGGGAGAGCGAAACCGTGTACTACGTGATGGCCAACGCGCCCTCGGAGGGCGGAGCAGCAGTGCCAGACGGGT
- the HINFP gene encoding histone H4 transcription factor isoform X1, protein MAFEVACCPGNPKKEIPRSCLQPTPLDSCFGMPASSTLTMPPGKVCNKESLVLQCEWDMCTFVVSKMEEFCEHVSKHLQQHLHGKEEDEDEVDSLEEYTCLWQECGFCSPENPADLARHVYFHCYHTKLKQWGLQALRSQSDLTPCQLDFQSRNIIPEIQENFLCLWEYCERVFDNPEWFYRHVEDHSFCTEYKAVGKENHVVFCGWKDCDCTFKGRCKLREHLRSHTQEKVVACPTCGGMFSNNTKFFDHIRRQTALEQQRFQCSHCSKRFATERLLRDHMRNHVNHYKCPLCDMTCPLPSSLRNHIRFRHSEERPFKCNYCDHSCKNLIDLRKHLDTHSKEPAYRCEFEACSFSARSLCSIKLHYRKVHEGDMEPRYKCHVCDKCFTRGNNLTVHLRKKHQFKWPSGHPRFRYKEHEDGYMRLQLVRYESVELTEQLLKDREKQGEVLDDPAQCMVLAGTEGSLQGIILEPPGEEAGEADSQAAVAPQPPSEQEPGSSPSQEPGMPSSPIIRVVNRTNERGESETVYYVMANAPSEGGAAVPDGFAAEPEENVMDRLQKTAEELGIQIV, encoded by the exons ATGGCTTTTGAGGTTGCATGCTGCCCCGGAAATCCCAAGAAAGAAATCCCAAGGTCTTGTTTACAGCCCACCCCACTGGACTCGTgctttgggatgccagcctccag CACTCTTACCATGCCTCCTGGAAAGGTGTGCAATAAAGAATCCCTGGTTCTGCAGTGTGAGTGGGACATGTGCACTTTTGTGGTCTCCAAGATGGAAGAGTTCTGCGAACACGTGTCAAAGCACCTGCAGCAGCATCTCCATGGGAAAGAGGAGGACGAAGATGAAGTAGATTCTCTCG AAGAATACACCTGCCTGTGGCAGGAGTGCGGCTTCTGTTCTCCAGAGAACCCTGCCGACCTGGCCCGCCACGTGTACTTCCACTGCTACCACACCAAGCTGAAACAGTGGGGCTTGCAGGCCTTGCGCAGCCAGTCGGACctgaccccctgccagctggacttcCAGAGCCGGAACATCATTCCTGAGATTCAGGAGAACTTCCTCTGCTTGTGGGAGTACTGTGAG AGAGTTTTTGATAACCCCGAATGGTTCTATAGGCATGTGGAGGATCACAGCTTCTGCACGGAGTATAAAGCAGTCGGCAAGGAAAACCACGTTGTCTTCTGCGGCTGGAAAG ACTGCGACTGCACCTTCAAAGGCCGCTGCAAGTTGCGGGAGCACCTGCGCAGCCACACGCAGGAGAAGGTGGTGGCTTGTCCCACCTGTGGCGGGATGTTCTCCAACAACACCAAGTTCTTCGACCACATCCGTCGTCAGACTGCCCTAGAAC AACAGCGATTCCAGTGTTCCCACTGCTCAAAAAGATTCGCCACGGAGAGGCTCTTGCGCGACCACATGAGGAACCACG TCAACCACTACAAGTGTCCCCTGTGCGACATGACTTGTCCTCTGCCCTCCTCCCTGCGCAATCACATCCGCTTCCGCCACAGCGAGGAGCGGCCCTTCAAGTGCAATTACTGCGACCACAG CTGCAAGAATCTCATCGACCTCCGGAAGCACCTGGACACGCACAGCAAGGAGCCAGCCTACCGCTGCGAATTTGAAGCCTGCAGCTTCAGCGCCCGCTCCCTGTGCTCCATCAAGCTGCACTACCGGAAAGTTCATGAG GGCGACATGGAGCCCCGTTACAAATGCCACGTCTGCGACAAATGCTTCACGCGTGGGAACAACCTCACCGTGCACCTCAGGAAGAAGCACCAGTTCAAGTGGCCGTCAGGCCACCCGCGTTTCAG GTACAAGGAGCACGAGGACGGCTACATGCGGCTGCAGCTGGTGCGCTATGAGAGCGTGGAGCTGACGGAGCAGCTGCTGAAGGACCGGGAGAAGCAGGGCGAGGTGCTGGATGATCCGGCCCAgtgcatggtgctggcagggaccGAGGGCAGCCTGCAAGGCATCATCTTGGAGCCCCCCGGGGAGGAAGCTGGTGAAGCGGACTCGCAGGCCGCCGtggccccccagcccccctccgaGCAAGAGCCCGGCTCGTCCCCTTCTCAAGAGCCCGGCATGCCTTCCAGCCCCATCATCCGCGTCGTGAACAGGACCAACGAGCGCGGGGAGAGCGAAACCGTGTACTACGTGATGGCCAACGCGCCCTCGGAGGGCGGAGCAGCAGTGCCAGACGGGT
- the HINFP gene encoding histone H4 transcription factor isoform X2: MPPGKVCNKESLVLQCEWDMCTFVVSKMEEFCEHVSKHLQQHLHGKEEDEDEVDSLEEYTCLWQECGFCSPENPADLARHVYFHCYHTKLKQWGLQALRSQSDLTPCQLDFQSRNIIPEIQENFLCLWEYCERVFDNPEWFYRHVEDHSFCTEYKAVGKENHVVFCGWKDCDCTFKGRCKLREHLRSHTQEKVVACPTCGGMFSNNTKFFDHIRRQTALEQQRFQCSHCSKRFATERLLRDHMRNHVNHYKCPLCDMTCPLPSSLRNHIRFRHSEERPFKCNYCDHSCKNLIDLRKHLDTHSKEPAYRCEFEACSFSARSLCSIKLHYRKVHEGDMEPRYKCHVCDKCFTRGNNLTVHLRKKHQFKWPSGHPRFRYKEHEDGYMRLQLVRYESVELTEQLLKDREKQGEVLDDPAQCMVLAGTEGSLQGIILEPPGEEAGEADSQAAVAPQPPSEQEPGSSPSQEPGMPSSPIIRVVNRTNERGESETVYYVMANAPSEGGAAVPDGFAAEPEENVMDRLQKTAEELGIQIV; this comes from the exons ATGCCTCCTGGAAAGGTGTGCAATAAAGAATCCCTGGTTCTGCAGTGTGAGTGGGACATGTGCACTTTTGTGGTCTCCAAGATGGAAGAGTTCTGCGAACACGTGTCAAAGCACCTGCAGCAGCATCTCCATGGGAAAGAGGAGGACGAAGATGAAGTAGATTCTCTCG AAGAATACACCTGCCTGTGGCAGGAGTGCGGCTTCTGTTCTCCAGAGAACCCTGCCGACCTGGCCCGCCACGTGTACTTCCACTGCTACCACACCAAGCTGAAACAGTGGGGCTTGCAGGCCTTGCGCAGCCAGTCGGACctgaccccctgccagctggacttcCAGAGCCGGAACATCATTCCTGAGATTCAGGAGAACTTCCTCTGCTTGTGGGAGTACTGTGAG AGAGTTTTTGATAACCCCGAATGGTTCTATAGGCATGTGGAGGATCACAGCTTCTGCACGGAGTATAAAGCAGTCGGCAAGGAAAACCACGTTGTCTTCTGCGGCTGGAAAG ACTGCGACTGCACCTTCAAAGGCCGCTGCAAGTTGCGGGAGCACCTGCGCAGCCACACGCAGGAGAAGGTGGTGGCTTGTCCCACCTGTGGCGGGATGTTCTCCAACAACACCAAGTTCTTCGACCACATCCGTCGTCAGACTGCCCTAGAAC AACAGCGATTCCAGTGTTCCCACTGCTCAAAAAGATTCGCCACGGAGAGGCTCTTGCGCGACCACATGAGGAACCACG TCAACCACTACAAGTGTCCCCTGTGCGACATGACTTGTCCTCTGCCCTCCTCCCTGCGCAATCACATCCGCTTCCGCCACAGCGAGGAGCGGCCCTTCAAGTGCAATTACTGCGACCACAG CTGCAAGAATCTCATCGACCTCCGGAAGCACCTGGACACGCACAGCAAGGAGCCAGCCTACCGCTGCGAATTTGAAGCCTGCAGCTTCAGCGCCCGCTCCCTGTGCTCCATCAAGCTGCACTACCGGAAAGTTCATGAG GGCGACATGGAGCCCCGTTACAAATGCCACGTCTGCGACAAATGCTTCACGCGTGGGAACAACCTCACCGTGCACCTCAGGAAGAAGCACCAGTTCAAGTGGCCGTCAGGCCACCCGCGTTTCAG GTACAAGGAGCACGAGGACGGCTACATGCGGCTGCAGCTGGTGCGCTATGAGAGCGTGGAGCTGACGGAGCAGCTGCTGAAGGACCGGGAGAAGCAGGGCGAGGTGCTGGATGATCCGGCCCAgtgcatggtgctggcagggaccGAGGGCAGCCTGCAAGGCATCATCTTGGAGCCCCCCGGGGAGGAAGCTGGTGAAGCGGACTCGCAGGCCGCCGtggccccccagcccccctccgaGCAAGAGCCCGGCTCGTCCCCTTCTCAAGAGCCCGGCATGCCTTCCAGCCCCATCATCCGCGTCGTGAACAGGACCAACGAGCGCGGGGAGAGCGAAACCGTGTACTACGTGATGGCCAACGCGCCCTCGGAGGGCGGAGCAGCAGTGCCAGACGGGT